In the Uranotaenia lowii strain MFRU-FL chromosome 1, ASM2978415v1, whole genome shotgun sequence genome, TGCGAATCTCTCCAAAGGGCAGTGGATATagttgtggaaaatattttcgaccTTGGGTTAGAACTTTCGCCCACGAAATGTAAGTGCCTTCTGATCTCGACACAACAATGCGATAATCCCCCAGAAATAAATATCGGCGGTTGCACTTTGGAATACGTCAGATCCCTGAGGTTACTCGGCATGTACCTCACACGAAATCTGTCGTGGTCGTGTCATATTAGAGAGGTACAAAAACGTACGGCTCCGTATCTTAACTTTCTACGAAGCATATCGGGCCAGTCATGGGGAGCACATCCAGCAGCAATGTTAGCTATTTTCAAGTCATGTGTGAGATCAATATTGGAATACGGTTCCATATTTATGACGGAGTTAACACAAAAAGAAGCCATCGTTTTGGATAGACTACAATGggcaggaattcgaatctgtttgggctccacaaaaaccacccacaCAGGTTCACTCGAAGTGATGGCTGGTATTATTCCGCTGCAACAAAGAAGAGAACTTGCTGTCAtgcgttttgtaaataaaagagcGTCACTTTCTTCTTGGCATGGTCAATACTCCAGACCGATCTTGGAAGGTGGCTTAGTGGCTACGGGAATACACCGCGCCATAAGAATGCTTAACGAATTTATTCCACTTGAACAGCCTCTAAATAATCTCCCATGCTACATGGTCAACCGTGAAGTTGTAAGAACAATAATATCCATTGATCTCACTGTTAAACGGTTATGTTCAGAACACCAGAACTCATCGGCAGCTGATTTGGTTTCAAACTATCTCTTGGAAGTGTATGCCAACGCGAAAATCTTGGCAACTGACGGGTCGAAAGATATACACGGCACAGGTTATGCTGTGGTAAATAGTTTTGGAGCGCCTGCAGAAGGGATCAAACTCGACAGTAAAGCATCAGTTTATATGGCAGAGCTTCTAGCAATCAGGCATGCTGCGAAAATGATCGTAAGCCTTCCTGTTGCTCAGTATATTATTCTAACCGATAGTTTGAGTTGTCTcacgagccttcaaaaaatcaacatcaatcaaaaatatcccGTTGCTTGGTACGATATAAAAGCTTCCATTCTTGAAGGACAAAGAATGGGGCACGAGATCCATCTGATATGGGTTCCGTCTCACAGAGGTATTCCAATGAACGAGTTGGCAGATCAAGAGGCGAAAAGTGCGTGCATCAATGGTGGTACAGcagattatattttaacatcattcgacatccaGTTTCCGATTCGGCGTACAACAGTGCACAAATGGCAAGCAAAGTGGAATGCAGGAACTAAAGGACGTTTCTGTCACAGCATCATCTCTAACGTTTCGCTCCAACCATGGTTTAGTAGCTTGGATCTCAACCGCAGACAAATTGTAATCCTTtccaaattaatatcaaatcattCACGGCTCCCTGCTCATCTGACTAGAAATGGTATCCTATTGGACGCGACGTGCAGTTGTGGCGAATCCATCGCAGATCCTGATCACATTATCTTCGCATGcagcagatttgaaaatcttcgtagacctatttggcgaattttaatgaaaaaaggaattccacccgatattcatttgatactaaaaaagaaagacattgaattatataaaacgatagctaattttgtaattgaatgtAAAATAGACATGTAAGTAGAAGAGTAATTAACACTTGGCCGGTTATGTTATAGAggtaaagccaataaaaaaattaaaaaaaaaaaaaaaaaaaaatttttttttattttcttgatattaAACCACTTTCATATAAACTTCTTACCTATTTTCGTCGCCGGCAGTTTCTGGAGTATCCTTCTCCTTTTTCGAAGGCGGATCGGAAAACCACTCATCGTCTTTTTCCCCAGGGTACACGAAACATTCGATATCCTGTTTCATCTCTGGCAGAATCGGGGCGGCCATTGCGTACACCAAAGTTGCTggaatgtgaaattaaatcttaatattttatgatgttttaattgatttagatTAACCTACCACTATTCTTGGCTTCGCTCGGGCTTTTATCTCGCCTGACTCAGCTTTTTCTAGCGCTGTTTCTGCTCGGTAGGGACACCGAGCCGAGATAATCactcagtttttgaaaaacaacttatcaaaataacgaaaaattgcTACCTTCGAATCGCAGAAGAAAACACTACCTGCACTTGATGCACTTTGGTCCATTTGATGTTTTGTAAACAATGTAACAGCATGGCCGATTGGGCTATTTGTCAGTTTACACCACCCCTAGTTATAAAAGCCCTGGTCACTAACATGTCGAGAAAATGTCTCATTTTCTCGCATTTTCCCCATTTTCCAATCAAGAAGAGCGTGAGTTCATTTGTTTACCGTAACCTTTTGTAACCTACAGCTGCTGAAGTTTGTAATTTATGGCAAGACGTGTTGCCAACAATCGTTCCTAAAAACTTTTTCAGCTGATGCTTCAATATTCTATAATTTTGGTTATGAATGATATGGGTCCagaaaaaagctttaatttCAGTGCTGAGCGCGAGAAAATTGTGCATGTTCAAAGTACGAGATTTTTCGTATACTTCAAATGTTGTCATTAGTTGAGTCTAAATAACAGGAAAACGGCATTTATAGtgcctgaatttaaaaaaaatgttattgagaAGAATATGGCGTCCCGACTTCCCATCTGATGTCAGATTTTTCTATCGCCTTTAGTTATGTTGATAAGacaaaacttccaaaattaatctttttcctttaaaatcattgtaaaaaaaataattaaaatgagtGTTGAGTAAAATATTAGAATCAACTCACAGGGTGACagcaattttgaaaactatatTTCGAAAACCTTTTCGAGGAGAATTTGGCCGATTCAAATATTTCCTAGgtgttcaagtttaaaatttttacgttttcgtctttaaagatttttttttaaatttgtaagttttgacatttttaacatgatgaacataaaattaaatttttcctaattttctacaatttttattttttgaaccatttttgacatttatgtcgTTTTGTCatgatgtcatttttgtcatctggTATTTCAGAAATAAAACTGTACGATCTTCAAAAAATTCCGTTAAAGATTCTTTGTGTttcattttagtttaaattttcttgaaaattcccATATTTGACTGTACGAAATTATGTCTAAAAATATACTAAGTGTTTCTTCAACATgtattgttcaaaatatttcctTCTTTCTTTCCCGATCATTTGATTGTTTGGTATTGTTCCTCTTTAATGCTAAACATGCATTCAATAATAACTCaattatgtaaaataaagctaaaagccaaatcaatatttttttaatgttcagcaACATTGTATGCTCTTTCGATTTTATAGCACTCAGTCTGGACGGTGTAACGGACCGAAACCGGTTTGTTAGACACGGTGTAATTGACCTGTCAAAATGTAAATTcccaaaatcaattttcgtaaatttcgGGATTCCACAATTTGTGACCGATTTGTTTCGATTTTGCTAGGGAAAATATCGCAgcattcatttgaattttagtgCTATTTGGCAAAGGAAACTCTTACAAATTCAAGTAGGTTGAATTAATCGCATTCCATCGCTGAATCAGTAGTGAAAAGCGTATTTCACATTCCAGCTGGCAAAGAGAAAGTAGAATTCATCATATCGTCGAGTTGGTCGAGTGCGGTGTAATCACAGTCAGTGGAGGCCAAGATGGACGATTTGATTACCCTGATCCGGACGGAGATCCCCGAGGGGCGACAGAACCTCCAGGAAAGCTACACCAACTTGGAGCGGGTGGCCGAATATTGCGAAGATACGTACTATCGGTGagttaaatgattttttcttttaatttttgttacaaaGGGAACGATGCACTGTTTTGATGAGATATTTCCGGACTAGAGCgaatgattcaattttatcTAGGGTGGGGCTGAAGGTGGAATCATTTTTAGGAATCGAATTTTGGACGtactttttggaattttgaggTCTGGTAATTCCTTTGGactaatttatcaaaaaaagtgggaatgcttatttcaaaattaaaatcataaaacctGACTATGTACTTActcttttcaaataaatctgTATTCCGTTATGAAATTGAACACGTTTACACCAACTAACTTTTCATGAACTTCCAAGGGTCAGTCAACTGCAAACCGCGAAAAGCAAGCGTGGGCTTTCTACCCCAAAAATGTGGTTCCCACGCTAGAAAgcataaatcaaaattgatatGAATTTTCCCACCCACCCAATTACGATTGTTGacgtgattttttattattatttcgttTTGCTTGTCTGTTTTCCATCAGCTCTGACAACAAGAAGGCATCGCTGgaagaaactaaaaattacACCACTCAGTCGTTGGCCAGCGTTGCATATCAAATCAACACGCTGGCGTACAACTTTCTGCAGCTGATGGACTTGCAAGCCACCCAAATGGCCGAAATGGAATCGCAGATGAACCACATCTGCCAAACGGTAATGATTCACAAAGAAAAGGTGGCTCGCCGGGAGATTGGAGTCCTCACGGCCAACAAGGTTAGCACTCGGCAGTACAAGATTGTGGCACCGTTGAATCCGGAGAAGCCAATCAAATACGTACGGAAACCCATCGACTATGGATTGCTCGATGAAATTGGCCACGGAATTGCGTTGACAAACAACAACCAGAAAAAGCACCGAGTCTCGAGCCAAGGTTCGATCCAATCGCTTTCGACGAATATTTCCGTTGGACCACCACCGACCACAAAGCCTCCAACACCGCCTCAGATGGGACGTACGGTTGTTGTGGCGGGTCATACCGGAACGTTGGGTAAAAACGCTGGCAACACCGGAACTCTTGGTAAAGCATCCCGTGAATATCGGACACCTCCAGTTGTTATCCCACCACAGGTTCCATCACACTACGCGCCTAACTATCCGGTAGGTCATCCTAAAAGAACTTCCACCGGTGGGGGCGGAATGATGATCGATCCTCAACAacttcaacaacagcagcaacaaatgCAAGCCCAACAGCAACATCAACAGCAAatgcagcaacagcaacatccTCGAGGACCCGGTTACAGTGCCCTTCCAATGCCGATGCCTCCGAGCCAGGTTGTGATGCATCATCCACCGGCACCACAAGTTGGAATGGTTCATCCGATGCAACCGTCTACTGGAGGACTGCAACATCCTAGTTCATTCGACGAACGCAACAGCATGCCACGtgagttattttcaaatttcaactaTCTTTTACGTTCATTACACTTGCCACAGTTCAGTTTCACTTAAATGAAAATATGTATAAAGAAACCCCACAACATATTCGTAGGTTTGCTAACGCTTCCAAAAGTGAACAATTCTTTCCTCCTCGCAGCGCCGCCTTCACCGCTAACGGTGACCCACGAGATGCCCGACCACGGTCACATTGGAATGCACACGCTAAGCCGTAACATGCCGCGTCCGGGATCACAATCGCCACCACTGCCACCTCCTCCACCGCCAGAGGAAGCCGACCATGCCGATTTCGGGCGACCACGCAACACTCAAAGCCTAGTGGCTCCGATCGTACCAGATGACCAAAACCTGCCCGGCTGGGTACCGAAGAACTACATCGAGAAGGTGGTGGCTATCTACGACTACTACGCCGACAAGGACGACGAGCTGAGCTTCCAGGAAAGTTCGGTCATCTACGTGCTGAAGAAGAACGACGACGGTTGGTGGGAGGGCGTCATGGACGGCGTCACCGGTCTCTTCCCCGGCAATTACGTTGAACCATGTGTCTAGACGGCAGCTAATCAATCGGTAAGAAATAATCTTAAAGTCATCGTTTCAACAGCACAATACAAATCTCAATCTTCTTTTTCAGATCATTTCCTCCAAAAATATAATCCAAAAGCAACGGAATCAAATATAGAGATAACGATAGCTGGCCAAacgaaataagaaaaacaaatacaacAACATATTACCCGAATCATGCTAAAGTAGTctttaatcaaaaatcaaacggATTATTAAAGTCATTTGATATCGCACGATTAAAACGTAATCGATTCTTATTCCCCCATTTATCTAAGTCGGATTAATTTCCTTTTGGATTTAAATTCATCGCTCGAATGCTGGCATTTCTAGTATGCATGTATCTATAAAATGTGTAGTATTTTCGCTTATTGGATACCTTTatctaaatataattttataacaTTATGTGAATGCTTCATCACCACTACAATTTGTGGTTCCATCATATGTTGCGTTGGACGAAAACTACTGTTGAAATGCGGTTCAATAAATACATAATTTCAAACACCAATAAAGTTTTGTCGTGCTTACTTTATGTTGAGAAATCCCGATAATGTATAGTAAAACTTATAAACGGCAGgaacttaaaaaataacaaatacaaGTTGAAAGCTAACCTTATTATGTCAACATGGTGGACTATATTGGAACCATATTCTACTTCAGCTGAACAAGTTCAACTAGAAATAAACTTCAAACAGTCCCTTTTCTTCCTGTGAAtcaatagaaagaaaaaaaaacgaaaaaccaaaaccTAAACACAACGAACAGCTTGCCATATGttgtctcattttttcaaaCCTATATGATATGATACTTCCCCAAGCTGTGAACTTTTTCATctgctgaaaaattcaatttaaagatTATCTAACTATGGCGATATAAGTTCGCTCAGAAAGTGGGAACAATCATATGGAAATTTTTGGCACAGagcgatttttttctcttctcacTGCATCGACCTGGCCAGTTGAGAAAATCTTATGCATTATGCATATTTTTCGTGCATCATCATTCGGGCATTACTTGATAACTCCAATGCTGGAATTAGGTTcaccagataaaaaaaatgtcaagatGGCATTTATCGCTGTACCACATCTGATGGTTCACTGCATTCATATCCTCGGCTGAAGTTGGGCTGCTACTCTGCAGTTACCGGAAAGTTTGGAATGTAATAGAGGGATCTTTTAGAAGCGGAagacgttgttttttttcagtggAAGATGAAGATTTTGATTGACTGCTAACATTCGCCTTCAGGCTTGATCCCGGAATGCCTAATCATTatcttttaaaaactgttgatttCCTTTGAAACAATCTTATCAACCTTTCTCAactgttgattgatttttaaaccAATAGATATATAATTTGATATGTCCATCtcattattaattattattagattaaattttctcgaagcatgtAAAGCATGTAAACGCCTAAATATATGctaaacaaaatatcaaaagtgCATTCAAATGGAGAGCTTTCTTCATAGCAACTAaacttgcatacaagttttaaTCCAATATAAACAATCATGGCTGACTAGGAAAAGAATATCGCGTCCATGTCTTAAATTTTCTCttatttacttaaaatatagaaatattCAACATGTAAAAAACTAAACATTATAATAGGTGCTCACTTACCTTAAAATTAACTCTACAAGTGTTCTTTAACAATCAACActaatttcatagaaaaatagATTCTAGATGCATCCGGAGGGCGTAGTTccattctcataaaaattttcattaactcAAATCAGTTCGAATATAAGAATTACATTTCACTCGTCACTTCACTTTCACGGGCACAGAAACACAAAACCATTAACTTTATTCATTCACAACAATTTAGtttatcataaaatttaaatttcttcggataaattttcaatattttcattcCGAAAACAACTTTACGACATTGGACGCACTCAACTCGACTCTACTTTTAAAGTGTTCCCAGTTCAGTGGAATTGATTTGGCTCTTTCAATTGAAGTGAATTCACAGTGAATTCATTCTCTGTGGTGAATTTGCTTTGTTTATTCAAGAAAGAAAGTTCTATGACAATAAAGTagttaagatttgaaaaaaattacaaaaatgacaaaaatgacaaaaatgataaaaatgacaaaaatgaaaaaaaaatgacaaaaatgataaaaatgacaaaaatgacaaaaatgacaaaaatgacaaaaatgacaaaaatgacaaaaatgacaaaagtgacaaaaatggcaaaaatgacaaaaatgacaaaaatgacaaaaatgataaaaatgacaaaaatgacaaaaatgacaaaaatgacaaaaatgacaaaaatgacaaaaatgacaaaaatgacaaaaatgacaaaaatgacaaaaatgacaaaaatgacaaaaatgacaaaaatgacaaaaatgacaaaaatgacaaaaatgacaaaaatgacaaaaatgacaaaaatgacaaaaatgacaaaaatgacaaaaatgacaaaaatgacaaaaatgacaaaaatgacaaaaatgacaaaaatgacaaaaatgacaaaaatgacaaaaatgacaaaaatgacaaaaatgacaaaaatgacaaaaatgacaaaaatgacaaaaatgacaaaaatatgacaaaatgacaattatgacaaaaatttgccacgaaaatgacacaagaattaataaaattaaagttaaacaaaaactacataaaagttactcaaaaactacacaaaaattGCACCATAATCACACAGAAATTacacaaaactaaaaataaaataacacatagtgataaaaatgttcaaaaattttaccatagcttcacaaaaaattactccaaaattaaacataaatgacaaataaaaaaattacaaaaaaactacacaaaaaaattatatcataaTTACAAGATAAATAcacaaaacttaaacaaaaactaccagaagttatacaaaaataatataaacattacacaataattacaaaatagaaaaaattacaactatttcacaaaaattacacaaatgtaACAcagaaacacaaaaattacccaaaaactaaacaaaaactacacaaaaatgacacaaaaattgcaaaatgataacatgaaaattttacacaattgacaaaaactacacaaaacttacacaagaatgacacaaaaaacataaatgacacaaaaagaaacaaacatgTCGTATATTTtatatgggacagacatgaatacgaataattttttcatctttattttactttacttttttacttattttactttttgtttACAAGTGGTATAGTTGTtgcaaaattctttttttttctctgattaATTGTGCTAATAACGTGCTTGGATTGgtatgggattttttttatcacatctaataataaaaatggaACAATTTTGTTTCCCCTAGATTTATGCATGCAAAAAATATCCTacgtagtgattttttttagaaaatattactTTTACGGATTGTAAACTtctcttataccgtggttgaatgaAAAGGGTTCTCTCGATAGTTTTTATTCAGGACGAAAACTTACGTTACATCGTACTTTTCGTAGTTTACTATCGAATCGatttcactctctggagccacatttTGATTGGTTGTATCACTTTTATTTACCTCGCTTTCCACTTTATGAAATAAGCAGCTTAAAACAATCCACAAATTTCTGACTCTCAGAAGTAATGTTAAAACCCCCTAAATTCGGCCTTGGTGACCAGTCAGATGATTTATTGTAATGTAAGTAAAGACTTCATCGGCGGAAAGACCTCTAAAAAGCTTACTTTTAAATTGGTCAAATAAATCAGCAATTTTACTCTAACAGttcctttagattttttatgatttttttcaacctcTAATTGACGTATCATGTTCTTTGTTCTTTTGACAATCTATATTGCATTGACATGCTGATTCAAATGGAAGACACCCGATAAAAAAGGTCTTTTTGGCGTGGGAAGAAAAAGGCATAAAAAGTAACACGTGCCAGCGAAAGTGTGATTTATGTCGTTTGCTaagttcacaaaaaaaggaaacgccaaatcaaagaacaTTGTTGTTAACTACGCCCGCCTACTGTGTTGATCCATGAAGTAATGCTTCCGCctacttttttttatcctcGCTAGCTAAATGAAGGTCCTCATTTAGGAAGTAGCATCTGTTCTACCGGAAGAAGTTTCCAAAGTAACTGTTTTTCGCACAGCTCAGGGAATTTAGCAAGAGGAAAAGCGAATGATTTTTCGACTAGAACGGAGGAAATAAAAAACACGTCCGACTGTTTGATTTATTCTAATTCACTTCAAATAGGCAGTGGTGCCAATATAACTAAAATATAAGTTAAACAGAAGGGCTGCCCAATTTTTGGAACGTTCATTCACCCCCCGTTGAGTCTCGACATCGAGATCAACCGAAGCTATTTGAGCAGTACCGTCGATGTTGTCTTCGCCTGGATGAAAAGTTACGATGCTTCCAAGTCGCCACTGCTTTCCAACCAACGTTATTAGCACGCACTGTTTCTTCACAAGAATCGCCAGGTTGCGATGAATCTTTCCACGGTGAATTCAGAGTAGCATAAAGTTCGGCATGTTTATGGTTCAATTGGCACACACGTGGAAGAGGTTTGGGTTTCCTAGGCTGAACAGAACCTGACATCACCCAGCCCAATTCTGTTTCTGCTAGGGTGAGGCTGCTGTTGCTCATTTTCAATCTACCATCTCGTACCAAGTCGAAGAAGATTTCGTTACCGATGATTACGTCAACCGGATCAGGGACATAGAAAGCTGGATCTGCCAATGTAAGACCGGTCGGAATTTCTAATGTTCGTGTATCTACTTCGCATAGGGGTAGGTTGGCAGACACAGATGGCACAACAAAAAATTCCAGCTCAGAGGTGGAAAAGTCATTGGCACATGATTTGATGCGTGTCGAGAGAGTATAGTTCACACGGGTCTGAGTGTCGTTGAGTCCACTAACCGGAAGTTCAACTGGTCGCATGTTGATCATAAGCTTGGAGGCCAAACTCTCACTGATGATGTGACTGTCGGATCCGGAGTCAAGAAGCGCTCGACACTTAACAGTGGAGCCATTCTTCCCGACAATTAGCACTTGCGCTGTCGATAGTAGCACCTGCTTAGTGGCTGCTCCCAAGTGAGCACACATTGTTGTAGTGGTGTACTTCGATGTTGTTGGCGTTTCAGCAGCACCATCAGCTTCCATCTTTGCGCTACTGGTTGGGTTGGTGGGATGCAAGAAACTGTGGTGCTTTCGATTGCATCCTTCCACCTTGCACCCTTGCTCGGACGGACACTCACTGACTTGATGAAGTGCTCGCAAGCAGTTAAAACAAAGACTGGCCCTTGAGACGACAGCCTTCCTGTCCGACAAATTCATTTGTTGGAATTTGGGGCACCGGTAGATGGAGTGATCTTCCTTGCAGCAGGAACACGACTGCTTCGCCATCTGGAAGAATGATCTTGCAGCTGGTTTCAGAGCGTA is a window encoding:
- the LOC129738881 gene encoding LOW QUALITY PROTEIN: abl interactor 2 (The sequence of the model RefSeq protein was modified relative to this genomic sequence to represent the inferred CDS: deleted 1 base in 1 codon) produces the protein MDDLITLIRTEIPEGRQNLQESYTNLERVAEYCEDTYYRSDNKKASLEETKNYTTQSLASVAYQINTLAYNFLQLMDLQATQMAEMESQMNHICQTVMIHKEKVARREIGVLTANKVSTRQYKIVAPLNPEKPIKYVRKPIDYGLLDEIGHGIALTNNNQKKHRVSSQGSIQSLSTNISVGPPPTTKPPTPPQMGRTVVVAGHTGTLGKNAGNTGTLGKASREYRTPPVVIPPQVPSHYAPNYPVGHPKRTSTATNASPTATSTANAAQQHPRGPGYSALPMPMPPSQVVMHHPPAPQVGMVHPMQPSTGGLQHPSSFDERNSMPPPPSPLTVTHEMPDHGHIGMHTLSRNMPRPGSQSPPLPPPPPPEEADHADFGRPRNTQSLVAPIVPDDQNLPGWVPKNYIEKVVAIYDYYADKDDELSFQESSVIYVLKKNDDGWWEGVMDGVTGLFPGNYVEPCV